The DNA sequence CTCTACAATCGTCTTATAAGCAACCAATTGGTCCTCATTTAAACTATCAAACATAACCAAGGACTGTTTAGACAGAGCACATGCATCATAAGACAGTTCCTCACGAATTAGACGATTATCATCAGACTGCTCACCTTCGCCAGAGCGAGACGGCAAGTTAAAACTTCTTATATCAGAACCATGTTTCAAGAAAACGTCGGCCAACTCGTCAAGAAGCATATTTCTCAATCTTTCAGGAGGAACAACATAGTTTGGATTACCCAGGGCACGACGGAACCCATGCTCGATATCATCGTACATGCTAGCGCAGTAACGTTCAAAGAAACCCATCTCATCCTTGATAGAACAATGCATGAGCATAGTCACAAATAGCTGTCTAAGTCGATGCCCAAACCCCCAAACAACTGCTTCATCAAACACTATGTACCACTCGTTATCATCTCCCAACAAACCATGCGCGGCACAAGCCTCTTTAAAGGTGTGATAAAGACGACCAGCATATGTTCGAAGATCTTCGAAAGACCTAGCCCCTTTAACAATCATCAAAAGCATGCGCAAGTAATACAACTCACCACTCAAAGGATGTACATAATACACGCGGCCAATCTTTTCACCCCCACCCCTTGGATGCCATGACCTACTTTTAGCGTCCCAGGTCCAAGCAGTTGGAAAATCACAATAAGTTAATGAACGGGCATCTTCGAACGTCTCATTCGCAACAAACCATTCGGTAAGCATAGTCTTTCGCAAGAAGTCGGAATCAACAATTTTCGTGAGGTCAGCACCAGCACGATAGTAAACAGTATTCATGCCAGGCATATGAACGGTCAGCCTTTGAACCGACGGCATTTTAAAGTGTATTTCAAACCCAAATATGCGCCACAATGCATTGTACTCACATATATACTGACATATCAGATACTCCTGAACCTCATCTACTGTACGGCAACCAGATTTAGTCAAATTTTTTAGCCTTTCTAACATGACCTTAGAGTAGTCAGCACCTTTGGTGACATACTTAAAGAGATATTTCATAACATGTGTCTTGTTACACCACTCTACATTTATATGTCCCTGAAATTTCTTGAGCATCGCCATATTATAAGGAACAACATGCCTATTGTCAAGGTAATGACCATTTTTATAGACCCTTCGACCGTCGTCACGACATCGATATAAGGCAAACCCATTATCATCAATGACAGTGGTATCTCTAAAATCTTTTGGGAAATATTTAgaacaaacaccctttttcatgCAGACACATTTATCGTTCATTTCACCACACAGACCGTGCATCATAAACTCAGAAACTAAAGCATATCCTAGAGGATCAAGCAATGCATCAGGTATTTCAGCAGATATTAATGAATTAATATTTTCAACACCAATCTCATCGTTGCCCCCTCTCCGCCAGACAAGTATATGCGCGTGTGGCAGCCCACGCTTCTGGAACTCAACAGTATACAGGAccgaaaaggaaataaaaaagataAATCAGCCAGACCAGCAAG is a window from the Triticum aestivum cultivar Chinese Spring unplaced genomic scaffold, IWGSC CS RefSeq v2.1 scaffold229962, whole genome shotgun sequence genome containing:
- the LOC123176288 gene encoding uncharacterized protein, which codes for MFRSEHIHGITDAVGDGCVDGDAVGKRTIVPSSHMGGRRYFNENFHDGLAVCRVHGAPDVFTTFTCNPKWPEITAALEPGQASSDRADVVIRVYHMKLAEYLDEIKSGRAFGPIKAVLYTVEFQKRGLPHAHILVWRRGGNDEIGVENINSLISAEIPDALLDPLGYALVSEFMMHGLCGEMNDKCVCMKKGVCSKYFPKDFRDTTVIDDNGFALYRCRDDGRRVYKNGHYLDNRHVVPYNMAMLKKFQGHINVEWCNKTHVMKYLFKYVTKGADYSKVMLERLKNLTKSGCRTVDEVQEYLICQYICEYNALWRIFGFEIHFKMPSVQRLTVHMPGMNTVYYRAGADLTKIVDSDFLRKTMLTEWFVANETFEDARSLTYCDFPTAWTWDAKSRSWHPRGGGEKIGRVYYVHPLSGELYYLRMLLMIVKGARSFEDLRTYAGRLYHTFKEACAAHGLLGDDNEWYIVFDEAVVWGFGHRLRQLFVTMLMHCSIKDEMGFFERYCASMYDDIEHGFRRALGNPNYVVPPERLRNMLLDELADVFLKHGSDIRSFNLPSRSGEGEQSDDNRLIREELSYDACALSKQSLVMFDSLNEDQLVAYKTIVECV